The Epilithonimonas zeae genome contains the following window.
ACCAAAGAACAATACGCAGCACAATTATATCTTTCTATGAGCGCTTGGTTTTATGCGCAAGATTTGGAAGGGATTGGAAACTATTTCCGAGTACAATCTAAAGAAGAATTGATGCACGCAGACAAAATGTTTGATTATGTGAACGACATCGGAGGACAAATCATCCTAAATGAAGTTCCAAAACCTCCACACGAATTTAACAATGCTCAGGAAATCTTCGAAAAAGCACTTGACCACGAGAGACTGGTAACAAAAAGTATTTTCAATATCGTTAAAGCTGCCAACGATGAAGGGGATTTTGCGACAACAAGCTTCTTGCAATGGTTTATCAATGAGCAGGTGGAAGAAGAGTCCAGCGCATCGCTTTTGGTCACCAAGATCAAAATGGTAAAGGATAATCCTTCTGCACTGTATCTATTCGATCAGGAATTGGCGCAAAGGGTTTTTGTTCCAGCTCCAGCCAATTAATATTTTTAAACACTAATGAAAAAACTAATAACCCTATTTGTGTTAATATCTGTCAGGATGTTTTCACAGAATTATGCTATCTCAGAAATTCCGGAAGAGCTTAAGAAAGATGCGAATGCTGTAATTAGAAATATCAGCTCGCATTACATTATCAATTCTCAGAACGATATGGAAATCAATGAGAAAAAAGTTATTTCTATATTAAACAGCCCTGGGGAAAAGTATTCTTACGTTTATATCCCTTATGATAGATCTAGAAAAGTTTCTGATATTAAGATCAAGGTTTATAACGAGTTTGGAAAACAAATCAAAACCTATTCGAAAAGTGATCTGAACGATATTGGTCAGTCAGATGATTCTGCCCTCTATACAGATGACAGAGCATTGTATTTGAAAATTTCCAATACGCTTTATCCTTATACATTGGATGTACAATTCACTACCAATACAAGCAATACTATTTTTTTACCAACGCTGACTCCTTTTTATGATTATAATGTATCTGTACAAAACAGAGAAATTGAAATCTTAAATAAGTCTGGAATTAAGCTTAGAAAAAAGAATATTGAAAATTCATTTGCAAAAGCGGAGTTTAGTGGTGATGATGACAATCTAAAAGTTTCTTACAAAAACATTCCTGCTATCAAAGAAGAAAAATACGCGCCTAGTATGTCTGTGGTTATGCCAAGATGCGAGTTTGCATTAGACCAATTCAACCTTGAAGGGAAGAAAGGAAATTTCACATCATGGGAAGAATTTGGCAAGTGGTATAATACACTTTTGGAGCCAGTGTCGCAAATAACACTTGAGATTCAGCAAGAAGTTAATGCGCTGAATTTGCAAGGTTCTACCGAAGAAAAGGTGAAAAAAATTTACCAGTATATGCAAAGTAAAACCAGATATGTGAATGTTGCTATCGGCATTGGTGGCTGGCAGCCAATGTCTGCTGACAATGTAAGAAAGAAAGGCTATGGAGACTGTAAAGCTCTTACCAATTATATGCGCGTTTTGCTAAAAGCCGCCGGAATCCCTTCTTATTACTCGATTATCTATATGGATGAGACTTCAAAAATTTTTGACAAAAATTTTCCTAAGATGGATGGTAATCATGTTGTCCTTTGTGTTCCTACGGATAAAGGGAATATCTGGCTGGAGAACACTTCTCAGAAAATTGCGTTTGATCATTTGGGGTATAGAACTCTGGACAGAAACGTAATGATGGTAAAAGATAATACTGTGGAAATAGTCGAAACGCCAAAAACAACCTCTGAAAAAAGCAAAGAAATCATCCGTGTAAAAGCGAATCTTTCTGAAAATAATACTTTGGATGTTCTGTCAAAGTTCTCTTATCAAGGTAATGCTTATGACGTAATGATGCCATTGCTCTATATGACTCCGATAGAAGCCAATGATGCAATGAAGCATCGTTATCATAATCTACAGTTTAAAACTATCAATATAGAAAATCTTAATAATGATAAAGATAAAGCCAATATTGATTTCGATTTAAATTTCAAAGCGGAAAATTATTCCAAATCCTTAGGGTCAGATATATATTTCAGAGCGATTCCATTTTTAGAATCCGATTTTTATCTAGAAAGTTCGGAAAGAAGATTTCCGGTTGAGATTCCTTTTGGATTTACAGATGATTATGAAATCGAATATACAATTCCGCAAAACTATAAATTCTCAGAATTGGCGGCTCCTGTCAAAATCGATTCGGAGTTTGGAAACTATTCTTTGGAATTTGTTATTCAGGATAAAAAGCTCCTGGTTAAAAGAAAATTTATGCTAAAGAAAGGCGTCTTTTCTTCGGATAAAATTTCAGAATACATCCAATTCAGAAAACAAACTAATAAAATTGATAACACAAAAATATTGATAACCAAACTATGAGAACTTATTTATTAATTATTACATTGCTTTTCTCAAGCTTCGTTTTTTCACAAAAGTTTCTTGATCCGCCAAAACTGGATATCGAGGATCTTAAATTAACTTCATATGCTAAAAATACATCTGAGCCTGCCGAAGTTCTTTATAAATCCTATCACTATTACATCACTGAGGGGGACTTACATCTGGATGTGGTCAGCAGGGTGAAAATTTATAAAAAGGATGATGCTAAAAAGTTCTTGGAAGAAGAGATATATACTTACATGGGTAAGAATAACAATACAGAGAAAGTCACTTCTCTCAAAGTTAATACATATAATCTCGAAAACGGTAAAATAGCAACTACTACGGTTGATAAAAATTCTAAATACCAATCAAAAGAAAATAAAAACTACTCTGTAACCAAGTTTGCTTTTGAGAATGTAAAAGACGGCTCTATCGTAGAATATAAATATTCGGTTCTGTCGCCATTTCTATATGTCATTCCAAGAGTAATGGTAGAAGATGTAGCACCTATCCGCTATTTCGAATATGTTTTTGATGCGCCAAAACACTTTGGATATAACATCAATTATAAAGGAACGCTCAATCCGCAGAAGAGAGATGTAAGTGAAAAGATTTTATACGGAACAGAAGCCAGAACGTACCGTTTCGCTTACAATGATATTGCGGCCTATAAGGATGAAAAATATGTTAATAATATCGATAATTACAGAACTTCTATCAGAGCGGAGCTTAATTCTACAGACTTTCCAATTACAAGTAATGGAGCATATAGTACGGGTATCTCTGGTGGGTTCAAGTCTTATGGGATTTCCTGGTCAGACATTAGAAAACAATTATATGAGGATGAAAATTTCGGCGATGAGTTGAAAAGAACCAATCTTGTAAAAGAAACCCTTCCTGAGGATATCAAATCGATAAAAGATAAAAAAGAAAGAGCTGCTGCTGTTTTGAAGTTTGCTCAAAATAAATACAAATGGAATGGAGATTATGGTGCTTTTACGGATAAAGGTATCAAACAGCTCATTGCTACGAATAGTGGTAACTCTGCAGAGATCAATCTTATGTTGATTTTATTAATGAGAAGTGCAGGTCTAGATGCTGAGCCGGTGTTGCTTTCTACCATTGGCAGAGGCTTATTAACATCCTATTCTCCGAGTATTACGATGCTTAACTATGTGATTGCTTTTATAGATTTTGATGGTAAACCTGTATTATACGATGCTACATCCAAGATGACGACACCTAATCTGATTCGTCCTGCTGCGCTTAATTATTTTGGATTTGTTATGACAAAAACCGATGCCAAGCAGATCAATATCCTTTGCCCGGAAAAAAGTGTAACATACCTTACTGTAGACGCAAAGCTAAATACGGATGGTACTTTTGAAGGGAATTTTTCTGATAGAGATACAATGCTGTACGCAATGATGAATAGTGAGTCTTATGATAAGGATAAAGAAGCTTACCAGAAGGAAAGTTATAAAGAACGTTACAAATTTCCTTACACCAATATCAAATCCGGTACGACAGAAAAAGGAGACTTCCAAACCAGCTTCGATTTTGATTCGGATAGTTTCGTAGATGGTATTGGCGGGAAATTAGTCTTTAATCCGTTATTGTTTTTATTCAATAAGTCTCACGAGTTCGATCAGTCAGAAGAAAGACGATCGCCGATTGAGTTGACGACAGGCTATGATAAAATCAAAAAAGTGACCATTACTTTGCCGGAGGGTTACACTTTTGAAAATGTTCCGAAGTCCAAAAAATTCAGAACGGAAGACAGCGCCATCCAATATGTTTATAAAGTAACGCAGGAAGGCAATAAACTAACTGTCGAAACCACGACAACAGTTGAAGATCCAGTTTATCCGAAAGAATATTATCCAGCGTTCAAGCAGATTTTTGATAACATTACGAAGATGGAAGGTCAGGTTGTAACTGCCGTTAAGAAATAGAAAAACAAATCCCGGGAATTATTTCTCGGGATTTTTTCTTTTTATTAATGAACTTCGGATAAAATCAAGAACCTGAAAGCCGCAGAGCGACGACCTGTTAATAGCAAAAAGCAAATAAAATAATCAAACTCTTTTAAGAATTCCCAGGAAGCTTCCTGCACCCCTGCAACAAGCCTTCAGTACTTCCCGAAAGTCTCCCGCACTCCTGCAACAAGCTTTCGGGAAAGACTAGATGAGCTTCGCAGCCTTGTAAGGTTTTTCTGACAGGTTAGATGTAAATCACATCCGTTTTCACAACTTTTTTTCCAAATTGTTCCAGCTTATTTTGATAAAGATCAACCTGCTTTTGGTCTTTGTCTTTTTCCTCGCCGGTCTTGAAATCCACAATGATAAAGCCGTTTTCCGTTTCTACCAATCGGTCAGGACGATAAGTTTTTGATTGCTCATTTTCTGTTGCAAACATTTCTCTTTCATTGATGATTTTCAGATGGTCTTCAAAATAAGCAGAATAATTCACATCATTAATTACATTTTCAATTCTTTCCAAAATTGATTTCTTTTCTTCGTTGGTAATAATGCCTTCCAGAAGGTAAGCGTTTAGAACTTTAGAAACATCTTTCTTGGTTTTGATTTTGGATAAAATTTCGTGGGTGAAAATTCCCATTCGCACATGTTCTACACGATTTTGATAATTTTTGGAAGTCGTAGCAATTTCGATATTCGAGGCTTTTTCGGTATTCTGAGAAATTGAATTGATGTTTTCCGAGAGATATTCTTTCTTCGCTTTTCTTTTTTGTTTTGTTAAATCAGCAACGTGGAAAATATCAAATGAATCTAATTTTTCCCCATTTTCTGTCGGCTGAAACTCTGTCACGAAATCAAATAATTCCAAATAATTGGAAGATTTACTAGGTTTTTCCAGATAGAGGAATAGCTGTTCCACAGGTCGTGTAGTTGCAACATATTGGATGCAAAAACGGTCAATTTTATTTCGGTAAGAATTTTCAGAATTGAATTGAGCCAAATCTTCATCATAAGTTTCCAACTCCGAAGAAAACTGAGTCAGAATCACGGTTTTCAATTCATCTTCACTATTGAGGTCATACCATTCGGAGAATTTTTTGTCGCTGTTTTCGTTTCGCATCGGGATGAAAACAACAGGAAACTCAAGACCTTTAGCTTTATGAATGGTCATAATCTGAACCGCATCGATATTCTCACTCGCCTGAATGCTGATTTTCGAAGCCTCATCATCCCAAAATTTCAGGAATTCTTTCAGCGTTGCACCCGCATTTTGAGTGTAATTGAATAACATCTCAAGGAAGTTAAGAAGAAAATCAGTTTCCTTATTCTCGACAGCAAATTCCTGAATATAATATTCGATGAAATTATAAAGATTCAGTTGTGGGATGTCGTTTTGAACTAATTTGACTTGGTAATGAGCATCAATATAATTTTCGATATCTTTCTTGGATTCGAGACTTAAAATGGTCTTAATTTCAGAAGTGAAATCATTCATTTTTACTCTTCCAGAGACATTCAAAAAGTACATCATCTTTACCAAAAACTGTTTGTTTTTCGGATTGATTTCCCATTTCAGGAATTCAACTAAAGCTTTAATCGTAAAAGATAAATCAAGTGTCAATCCTTTCTCAGAAATTGTTTTGATGTAAGTTTCTTTGTTGTTATAATTGACTTTTAGATTGCTTAATAACTGGGAATAATTGAAAATATCACTGTTTCCACGACAAAGAATCGTAATATCAGAAAATGTAAATCCATTGTCCAAACATTCCTGAATGTCGTTGCGCATTTTTTCTGCCGATTGTTCGTAGAAAACAGATTTAACCGAATTTTCCAAAAGATGAACTTTTACCCGGCCTTCCATATTAGATTTTGCCTCTTGAACGGCATTTTCGCCAAAGATTTTTTGATGCTCATTATTCAAAGCCTGAGACATAAAATCATACAATCGATTATTAAAATCGACGATGTTTTTCGCGCTTCGCCAATTGAATTTTAAGTGTTCGGCTGTTGCAAATTTAGGAGTGATTTCGGTTTGATTGATTATATTCAGCATCAGTTCACTTTCGCCACCGCGGAATCGGTAGATACTTTGTTTCGGATCGCCGACAATCGTAAAACTAGTATTGTCCGAAGTAATGCTGTTGTCACGAAGTGGCAAAAAATTCTGCCATTGCATCGACGATGTATCTTGAAACTCATCAAAAAAGTAATGTTGAAACTGAGTTCCTACTTTCTCATAAATGAATGCAGAAGGCTCATTCCGAAGGTTTTCATTAATTATAATATTGAATTTCGAAAGTAAAACCAAATCGTTTTCTTCCTCAATTTCCATCAGTTTTTTCTGGATATCGGCATTCACTTTCAGGGGTAAAATCGCTTCCAGAATTTTCTCTTTTTTCTGAGAATCAATATAAATATTGATAATATCTTTTCTCCAGGAAATCAATTGTGGCAAAATCTCCGAAATATCTGATTCTTTAATTTTTCCTTTTGCAGAAGCACCTTTCAGATAATTCGTTAAAGCAGAATCTTCATTGCTAGGGAAAGGAAATCCATCTCTTTTTTTGTTATAAAAATCCTGAATTTTTTGGAAAAATCCACCCAAACCATTTTTTCCCTGAGCAAAATCTTCAATATCTATTCCTCGGGTTTTTATTAATTCTAAAGCTTGTGTCGCCAATTGTGAGGATTGGATTTTGTTATCACTGATTTTTTTTCTCAGCTCATTTTTCTTGTTTTCGTAGGCTTGCCATTCAAAATCTTTGTTGTCCTGCAACGGTTTGTAATGGATGTCATTCACGAATTTCTTTGCCGAGTTGTAAAGCGTTTGATTCAGATTAACACGTTCATTATTATCAAGATTAT
Protein-coding sequences here:
- a CDS encoding ferritin, whose amino-acid sequence is MVSEKIITLVNEQITKEQYAAQLYLSMSAWFYAQDLEGIGNYFRVQSKEELMHADKMFDYVNDIGGQIILNEVPKPPHEFNNAQEIFEKALDHERLVTKSIFNIVKAANDEGDFATTSFLQWFINEQVEEESSASLLVTKIKMVKDNPSALYLFDQELAQRVFVPAPAN
- a CDS encoding DUF3857 domain-containing protein — encoded protein: MKKLITLFVLISVRMFSQNYAISEIPEELKKDANAVIRNISSHYIINSQNDMEINEKKVISILNSPGEKYSYVYIPYDRSRKVSDIKIKVYNEFGKQIKTYSKSDLNDIGQSDDSALYTDDRALYLKISNTLYPYTLDVQFTTNTSNTIFLPTLTPFYDYNVSVQNREIEILNKSGIKLRKKNIENSFAKAEFSGDDDNLKVSYKNIPAIKEEKYAPSMSVVMPRCEFALDQFNLEGKKGNFTSWEEFGKWYNTLLEPVSQITLEIQQEVNALNLQGSTEEKVKKIYQYMQSKTRYVNVAIGIGGWQPMSADNVRKKGYGDCKALTNYMRVLLKAAGIPSYYSIIYMDETSKIFDKNFPKMDGNHVVLCVPTDKGNIWLENTSQKIAFDHLGYRTLDRNVMMVKDNTVEIVETPKTTSEKSKEIIRVKANLSENNTLDVLSKFSYQGNAYDVMMPLLYMTPIEANDAMKHRYHNLQFKTINIENLNNDKDKANIDFDLNFKAENYSKSLGSDIYFRAIPFLESDFYLESSERRFPVEIPFGFTDDYEIEYTIPQNYKFSELAAPVKIDSEFGNYSLEFVIQDKKLLVKRKFMLKKGVFSSDKISEYIQFRKQTNKIDNTKILITKL
- a CDS encoding DUF3857 domain-containing protein, giving the protein MRTYLLIITLLFSSFVFSQKFLDPPKLDIEDLKLTSYAKNTSEPAEVLYKSYHYYITEGDLHLDVVSRVKIYKKDDAKKFLEEEIYTYMGKNNNTEKVTSLKVNTYNLENGKIATTTVDKNSKYQSKENKNYSVTKFAFENVKDGSIVEYKYSVLSPFLYVIPRVMVEDVAPIRYFEYVFDAPKHFGYNINYKGTLNPQKRDVSEKILYGTEARTYRFAYNDIAAYKDEKYVNNIDNYRTSIRAELNSTDFPITSNGAYSTGISGGFKSYGISWSDIRKQLYEDENFGDELKRTNLVKETLPEDIKSIKDKKERAAAVLKFAQNKYKWNGDYGAFTDKGIKQLIATNSGNSAEINLMLILLMRSAGLDAEPVLLSTIGRGLLTSYSPSITMLNYVIAFIDFDGKPVLYDATSKMTTPNLIRPAALNYFGFVMTKTDAKQINILCPEKSVTYLTVDAKLNTDGTFEGNFSDRDTMLYAMMNSESYDKDKEAYQKESYKERYKFPYTNIKSGTTEKGDFQTSFDFDSDSFVDGIGGKLVFNPLLFLFNKSHEFDQSEERRSPIELTTGYDKIKKVTITLPEGYTFENVPKSKKFRTEDSAIQYVYKVTQEGNKLTVETTTTVEDPVYPKEYYPAFKQIFDNITKMEGQVVTAVKK
- a CDS encoding UvrD-helicase domain-containing protein, translating into MQNSYSVINASAGSGKTYTLVQRLLMICLRFPNQSDAIRTIIALTFTNKAANEMKERILFYLGEFVKDNYSENQDLKNIQEALEHQGYRITLADLRLRSQKVLDYILHHYSTLNIGTIDKFNSRLVKSFSYELGLAQNFNLEIQPEPYLIEAVDKMLDEIGEEQAVSEAFMDFINYNLDNNERVNLNQTLYNSAKKFVNDIHYKPLQDNKDFEWQAYENKKNELRKKISDNKIQSSQLATQALELIKTRGIDIEDFAQGKNGLGGFFQKIQDFYNKKRDGFPFPSNEDSALTNYLKGASAKGKIKESDISEILPQLISWRKDIINIYIDSQKKEKILEAILPLKVNADIQKKLMEIEEENDLVLLSKFNIIINENLRNEPSAFIYEKVGTQFQHYFFDEFQDTSSMQWQNFLPLRDNSITSDNTSFTIVGDPKQSIYRFRGGESELMLNIINQTEITPKFATAEHLKFNWRSAKNIVDFNNRLYDFMSQALNNEHQKIFGENAVQEAKSNMEGRVKVHLLENSVKSVFYEQSAEKMRNDIQECLDNGFTFSDITILCRGNSDIFNYSQLLSNLKVNYNNKETYIKTISEKGLTLDLSFTIKALVEFLKWEINPKNKQFLVKMMYFLNVSGRVKMNDFTSEIKTILSLESKKDIENYIDAHYQVKLVQNDIPQLNLYNFIEYYIQEFAVENKETDFLLNFLEMLFNYTQNAGATLKEFLKFWDDEASKISIQASENIDAVQIMTIHKAKGLEFPVVFIPMRNENSDKKFSEWYDLNSEDELKTVILTQFSSELETYDEDLAQFNSENSYRNKIDRFCIQYVATTRPVEQLFLYLEKPSKSSNYLELFDFVTEFQPTENGEKLDSFDIFHVADLTKQKRKAKKEYLSENINSISQNTEKASNIEIATTSKNYQNRVEHVRMGIFTHEILSKIKTKKDVSKVLNAYLLEGIITNEEKKSILERIENVINDVNYSAYFEDHLKIINEREMFATENEQSKTYRPDRLVETENGFIIVDFKTGEEKDKDQKQVDLYQNKLEQFGKKVVKTDVIYI